In Topomyia yanbarensis strain Yona2022 chromosome 2, ASM3024719v1, whole genome shotgun sequence, one DNA window encodes the following:
- the LOC131685816 gene encoding kelch-like protein 5 isoform X1: MSEISCKGSPTSSASARISLVTDESHFSLASLNSTVSQDEFFRCREHSDLVLKRMQEYLQNEKLCDVILVAGLDGKRVPAHRLVLSASSAYFSAMFTGQLRESQQEEITLQEVSGEALQLLIQYCYTGAIELREDTVETLLATACLLQLSTIVNACCTFLARQLHPSNCLGFSLFAEQQGCTALVKIASAYTCQHFMQVWKNQEFFQLDSVQLSNLLQSDDLNVPNEQEVFHALMAWIQFDSENRKKYIPELLALIRLPLLQPSFIVDHVEALCGANECQQLVMEAFKWHLIPGRRSQISTQRTRPRKSTIGKLLAVGGMDGHKGAISIESYEPRLDKWTLLKNMPARRLQFGVAVMDDKLIIVGGRDGLKTLNTVECFDLTTMTWGSIVPPMGTPRHGLGVAFLEGPLYAVGGHDGWSYLATVERWDPAARSWSYVAPMASMRSTAGVAVLGGRLFVIGGRDGSVCHRTVECYDPHTNKWTLRAPMNKRRGGVGVGVLNGFLYALGGHDCPASNPAVCRTETVERYDPTTDTWTLIASLSVGRDAIGVSVLGDWLIAVGGYDGNQYLKTVEQYDTESNEWQQIAAVNYSRAGACVVAIPNNFSSTNGGAVGSGVTSASMGTLATVSSNSSTNTTNRGAGSSRTGNYYYRRQFRIYDYYV, translated from the exons AATATCTGCAGAACGAGAAACTGTGCGATGTGATCTTGGTGGCCGGATTAGACGGCAAACG CGTACCTGCCCATCGTCTGGTACTATCCGCCTCCTCGGCCTACTTCAGTGCGATGTTTACCGGCCAACTGCGCGAAAGTCAACAGGAAGAGATAACACTGCAGGAAGTGTCCGGTGAAGCCCTCCAGCTGCTCATCCAGTACTGCTACACGGGAGCAATCGAGCTGCGCGAGGACACTGTCGAAACGTTACTCGCAACCGCCTGTCTGCTCCAGCTGAGCACAATCGTCAATGCGTGCTGTACTTTCCTGGCCCGCCAACTGCATCCGTCCAATTGTCTCGGGTTTTCGCTGTTTGCTGAACAGCAAGGATGTACTGCACTGGTAAAAATTGCCTCCGCCTATACCTGCCAGCATTTTATGCAAGTCTGGAAGAATCAGGAATTTTTCCAGCTGGACTCGGTTCAGCTGTCAAATCTGCTGCAGAGTGACGATTTGAATGTTCCTAACGAGCAGGAAGTATTCCATGCGCTGATGGCATGGATTCAGTTCGATTCGGAGAATCGGAAAAAGTACATTCCCGAATTGTTGGCGTTGATTCGGTTGCCACTACTGCAACCATCG TTCATCGTCGATCACGTAGAAGCCCTCTGTGGTGCTAATGAGTGTCAGCAACTCGTAATGGAAGCATTTAAGTGGCATCTAATCCCTGGCAGGAGGTCGCAGATATCAACACAACGCACTAGACCCAGGAAGTCGACCATTGGAAAGCTGTTGGCAGTTGGTGGAATGGATGGTCATAAAGGAGCAATTAG CATAGAGAGCTACGAGCCACGTCTAGATAAATGGACTCTGCTGAAAAACATGCCGGCGAGGCGGTTGCAGTTCGGGGTAGCAGTGATGGATGATAAGCTGATAATCGTTGGAGGTAGAGACGGCCTAAAGACACTTAATACAGTGGAATGTTTCGATTTGACAACGATGACTTGGGGTTCGATAGTACCACCGATGGGAACGCCTAG ACATGGATTAGGAGTGGCATTTTTGGAAGGGCCTTTGTACGCGGTAGGTGGTCACGATGGTTGGAGCTATCTGGCCACGGTTGAGCGATGGGATCCGGCGGCACGTTCTTGGAGCTACGTAGCACCGATGGCATCGATGAGATCCACTGCCGGTGTGGCAGTACTCGGTGGGCGTCTGTTTGTGATTG GGGGAAGGGACGGCAGCGTTTGTCATCGGACAGTTGAGTGCTATGATCCTCACACAAATAAATGGACGCTGCGAGCGCCGATGAATAAGCGTCGAGGAGGAGTGGGG GTTGGTGTCCTCAATGGTTTCCTGTACGCTCTGGGAGGGCATGACTGCCCGGCAAGCAATCCGGCTGTATGCAGGACTGAGACAGTCGAACGTTACGATCCAACCACGGACACATGGACGTTG ATCGCATCTCTGAGCGTTGGACGTGATGCAATAGGAGTAAGCGTTCTTGGCGATTGGCTGATTGCCGTCGGTGGTTACGATGGCAATCAGTACCTGAAAACAGTCGAGCAGTACGATACGGAGAGCAACGAGTGGCAACAGATTGCTGCAGTCAATTATAGTCGTGCAGGGGCCTGCGTAGTGGCCATACCTAACAACTTTTCATCCACCAACGGTGGAGCGGTAGGCTCAGGAGTCACATCAGCTTCAATGGGCACACTGGCTACGGTGTCGTCTAACTCCTCCACAAATACTACG AACAGAGGAGCAGGTTCCTCTCGTACCGGTAATTACTACTATAGGCGACAGTTTAGGATCTATGATTATTACGTTTAG
- the LOC131685816 gene encoding kelch-like protein 5 isoform X2, with protein MSEISCKGSPTSSASARISLVTDESHFSLASLNSTVSQDEFFRCREHSDLVLKRMQEYLQNEKLCDVILVAGLDGKRVPAHRLVLSASSAYFSAMFTGQLRESQQEEITLQEVSGEALQLLIQYCYTGAIELREDTVETLLATACLLQLSTIVNACCTFLARQLHPSNCLGFSLFAEQQGCTALVKIASAYTCQHFMQVWKNQEFFQLDSVQLSNLLQSDDLNVPNEQEVFHALMAWIQFDSENRKKYIPELLALIRLPLLQPSFIVDHVEALCGANECQQLVMEAFKWHLIPGRRSQISTQRTRPRKSTIGKLLAVGGMDGHKGAISIESYEPRLDKWTLLKNMPARRLQFGVAVMDDKLIIVGGRDGLKTLNTVECFDLTTMTWGSIVPPMGTPRHGLGVAFLEGPLYAVGGHDGWSYLATVERWDPAARSWSYVAPMASMRSTAGVAVLGGRLFVIGGRDGSVCHRTVECYDPHTNKWTLRAPMNKRRGGVGVGVLNGFLYALGGHDCPASNPAVCRTETVERYDPTTDTWTLIASLSVGRDAIGVSVLGDWLIAVGGYDGNQYLKTVEQYDTESNEWQQIAAVNYSRAGACVVAIPNNFSSTNGGAVGSGVTSASMGTLATVSSNSSTNTTRSRFLSYR; from the exons AATATCTGCAGAACGAGAAACTGTGCGATGTGATCTTGGTGGCCGGATTAGACGGCAAACG CGTACCTGCCCATCGTCTGGTACTATCCGCCTCCTCGGCCTACTTCAGTGCGATGTTTACCGGCCAACTGCGCGAAAGTCAACAGGAAGAGATAACACTGCAGGAAGTGTCCGGTGAAGCCCTCCAGCTGCTCATCCAGTACTGCTACACGGGAGCAATCGAGCTGCGCGAGGACACTGTCGAAACGTTACTCGCAACCGCCTGTCTGCTCCAGCTGAGCACAATCGTCAATGCGTGCTGTACTTTCCTGGCCCGCCAACTGCATCCGTCCAATTGTCTCGGGTTTTCGCTGTTTGCTGAACAGCAAGGATGTACTGCACTGGTAAAAATTGCCTCCGCCTATACCTGCCAGCATTTTATGCAAGTCTGGAAGAATCAGGAATTTTTCCAGCTGGACTCGGTTCAGCTGTCAAATCTGCTGCAGAGTGACGATTTGAATGTTCCTAACGAGCAGGAAGTATTCCATGCGCTGATGGCATGGATTCAGTTCGATTCGGAGAATCGGAAAAAGTACATTCCCGAATTGTTGGCGTTGATTCGGTTGCCACTACTGCAACCATCG TTCATCGTCGATCACGTAGAAGCCCTCTGTGGTGCTAATGAGTGTCAGCAACTCGTAATGGAAGCATTTAAGTGGCATCTAATCCCTGGCAGGAGGTCGCAGATATCAACACAACGCACTAGACCCAGGAAGTCGACCATTGGAAAGCTGTTGGCAGTTGGTGGAATGGATGGTCATAAAGGAGCAATTAG CATAGAGAGCTACGAGCCACGTCTAGATAAATGGACTCTGCTGAAAAACATGCCGGCGAGGCGGTTGCAGTTCGGGGTAGCAGTGATGGATGATAAGCTGATAATCGTTGGAGGTAGAGACGGCCTAAAGACACTTAATACAGTGGAATGTTTCGATTTGACAACGATGACTTGGGGTTCGATAGTACCACCGATGGGAACGCCTAG ACATGGATTAGGAGTGGCATTTTTGGAAGGGCCTTTGTACGCGGTAGGTGGTCACGATGGTTGGAGCTATCTGGCCACGGTTGAGCGATGGGATCCGGCGGCACGTTCTTGGAGCTACGTAGCACCGATGGCATCGATGAGATCCACTGCCGGTGTGGCAGTACTCGGTGGGCGTCTGTTTGTGATTG GGGGAAGGGACGGCAGCGTTTGTCATCGGACAGTTGAGTGCTATGATCCTCACACAAATAAATGGACGCTGCGAGCGCCGATGAATAAGCGTCGAGGAGGAGTGGGG GTTGGTGTCCTCAATGGTTTCCTGTACGCTCTGGGAGGGCATGACTGCCCGGCAAGCAATCCGGCTGTATGCAGGACTGAGACAGTCGAACGTTACGATCCAACCACGGACACATGGACGTTG ATCGCATCTCTGAGCGTTGGACGTGATGCAATAGGAGTAAGCGTTCTTGGCGATTGGCTGATTGCCGTCGGTGGTTACGATGGCAATCAGTACCTGAAAACAGTCGAGCAGTACGATACGGAGAGCAACGAGTGGCAACAGATTGCTGCAGTCAATTATAGTCGTGCAGGGGCCTGCGTAGTGGCCATACCTAACAACTTTTCATCCACCAACGGTGGAGCGGTAGGCTCAGGAGTCACATCAGCTTCAATGGGCACACTGGCTACGGTGTCGTCTAACTCCTCCACAAATACTACG AGGAGCAGGTTCCTCTCGTACCGGTAA